The following proteins are co-located in the Meriones unguiculatus strain TT.TT164.6M chromosome 4, Bangor_MerUng_6.1, whole genome shotgun sequence genome:
- the Slc17a9 gene encoding voltage-gated purine nucleotide uniporter SLC17A9 isoform X3: MPSQRSSPMQQTPEETRKTPSAGAEETLWSRPECQAWTGMLLLGTCLLYCSRVTMPVCTVAMSQDFGWNKKEAGIVLSSFFWGYCLTQVVGGHLGDRIGGEKVILLSASTWGFITVATPLLAQLGSGHLAFMTFSRILTGLLQGVYFPALTSLLSQRVQESERAFTYSTVGAGSQFGTLVTGGIGSVLLDWCGWQSVFYFSGGLTLLWVCYVYRYLLHEKDLVLALGVLAQGLPVASPSKVPWRQLFRKASVWAAICSQLCSACSFFILLSWLPTFFKETFPHSKVTESSRCVNSCSPVLQVMGLGLSSIFALCLGHTTSFLKAMIFASASIGFQTFNHSGISVNIQDLAPSCAGFLFGVANTAGALAGVVGVCLSGYLIESTGSWTCVFNLVAIISNLGLCTFLVFGKAQRVDLIPTHEDL; encoded by the exons ATGCCATCCCAGCGCTCTAGCCCGATGCAGCAAACCCCAGAGGAGACCCGCAAGACCCCATCTGCTGGAGCAGAGGAGACACTATGGTCCAG GCCTGAATGCCAGGCATGGACAGGAATGCTGCTCCTGGGCACCTGCCTGCTGTACTGCTCTCGTGTCACCATGCCCGTCTGTACTGTTGCCATGAGCCAGGACTTTGGCTGGAACAAGAAGGAGGCTGGTATCGTGCTCAGCAGCTTCTTCTGGGGCTACTGCCTGACTCAGGTGGTGGGCGGCCACCTTGGGGATCG CATCGGAGGTGAGAAGGTCATCTTGCTGTCAGCCTCCACCTGGGGCTTCATTACTGTTGCCACACCACTGCTTGCCCAGCTTGGCAGTGGCCACCTGGCCTTCATGACATTCTCCCGAATCCTCACCGGTCTGCTCCAAG GTGTCTATTTCCCAGCCCTGACCAGTCTGCTGTCCCAGAGAGTgcaggagagtgagagagcaTTTACCTACAGCACTGTGGGTGCTGGCTCCCAGTTTGG GACACTGGTGACCGGGGGTATAGGCTCGGTGCTCCTGGACTGGTGTGGCTGGCAGAGTGTCTTCTACTTTTCCGGTGGTCTCACCTTGCTCTGGGTGTGCTACGTGTACAGGTACCTGCTGCATGAGAAAG ACCTTGTcctagccctgggtgtcctggcaCAAGGCCTACCTGTGGCCAGCCCCTCCAAAGTGCCCTGGAGACAACTCTTCCGGAAGGCCTCTGTCTG GGCGGCTATCTGCTCCCAGCTGTGCTCAGCTTGCTCCTTCTTCATTCTACTCTCCTGGCTGCCCACCTTCTTCAAGGAGACCTTCCCTCACTCCAAG GTTACAGAGTCATCACGGTGCGTAAATTCATGCAG CCCTGTTCTGCAGGTGATGGGCCTTGGCCTGTCAAGCATTTTTGCCCTGTGTCTGGGTCATACTACAAGCTTCCTCAAGGCTATGATCTTTGCATCAGCTTCCATTGGCTTCCAGACCTTCAACCACAG TGGGATTTCAGTCAATATTCAGGACCTGGCCCCGTCCTGTGCTGGCTTTCTGTTTG GTGTGGCCAACACTGCAGGGGCATTGGCAG GTGTCGTAGGTGTGTGTCTGAGTGGCTACCTGATTGAGTCCACTGGATCCTGGACCTGTGTGTTCAACCTGGTGGCCATCATCAGCAACCTGGGACTGTGCACCTTTCTGGTATTCGGGAAGGCCCAGAGGGTGGACCTGATCCCTACTCATGAGGACCTCTAG
- the Slc17a9 gene encoding voltage-gated purine nucleotide uniporter SLC17A9 isoform X7 translates to MPGMDRNAAPGHLPAVLLSCHHARLYCCHEPGLWLEQEGGCIGGEKVILLSASTWGFITVATPLLAQLGSGHLAFMTFSRILTGLLQGVYFPALTSLLSQRVQESERAFTYSTVGAGSQFGTLVTGGIGSVLLDWCGWQSVFYFSGGLTLLWVCYVYRYLLHEKDLVLALGVLAQGLPVASPSKVPWRQLFRKASVWAAICSQLCSACSFFILLSWLPTFFKETFPHSKGWIFNVVPWLLAIPASLFSGLLSDHLISQGYRVITVRKFMQVMGLGLSSIFALCLGHTTSFLKAMIFASASIGFQTFNHSGISVNIQDLAPSCAGFLFGVANTAGALAGVVGVCLSGYLIESTGSWTCVFNLVAIISNLGLCTFLVFGKAQRVDLIPTHEDL, encoded by the exons ATGCCAGGCATGGACAGGAATGCTGCTCCTGGGCACCTGCCTGCTGTACTGCTCTCGTGTCACCATGCCCGTCTGTACTGTTGCCATGAGCCAGGACTTTGGCTGGAACAAGAAGGAGGCTG CATCGGAGGTGAGAAGGTCATCTTGCTGTCAGCCTCCACCTGGGGCTTCATTACTGTTGCCACACCACTGCTTGCCCAGCTTGGCAGTGGCCACCTGGCCTTCATGACATTCTCCCGAATCCTCACCGGTCTGCTCCAAG GTGTCTATTTCCCAGCCCTGACCAGTCTGCTGTCCCAGAGAGTgcaggagagtgagagagcaTTTACCTACAGCACTGTGGGTGCTGGCTCCCAGTTTGG GACACTGGTGACCGGGGGTATAGGCTCGGTGCTCCTGGACTGGTGTGGCTGGCAGAGTGTCTTCTACTTTTCCGGTGGTCTCACCTTGCTCTGGGTGTGCTACGTGTACAGGTACCTGCTGCATGAGAAAG ACCTTGTcctagccctgggtgtcctggcaCAAGGCCTACCTGTGGCCAGCCCCTCCAAAGTGCCCTGGAGACAACTCTTCCGGAAGGCCTCTGTCTG GGCGGCTATCTGCTCCCAGCTGTGCTCAGCTTGCTCCTTCTTCATTCTACTCTCCTGGCTGCCCACCTTCTTCAAGGAGACCTTCCCTCACTCCAAG GGATGGATCTTCAATGTAGTACCCTGGCTGCTGGCGATTCCTGCCAGTCTATTCAGTGGGTTGCTCTCTGACCATCTCATCAGTCAGG GTTACAGAGTCATCACGGTGCGTAAATTCATGCAG GTGATGGGCCTTGGCCTGTCAAGCATTTTTGCCCTGTGTCTGGGTCATACTACAAGCTTCCTCAAGGCTATGATCTTTGCATCAGCTTCCATTGGCTTCCAGACCTTCAACCACAG TGGGATTTCAGTCAATATTCAGGACCTGGCCCCGTCCTGTGCTGGCTTTCTGTTTG GTGTGGCCAACACTGCAGGGGCATTGGCAG GTGTCGTAGGTGTGTGTCTGAGTGGCTACCTGATTGAGTCCACTGGATCCTGGACCTGTGTGTTCAACCTGGTGGCCATCATCAGCAACCTGGGACTGTGCACCTTTCTGGTATTCGGGAAGGCCCAGAGGGTGGACCTGATCCCTACTCATGAGGACCTCTAG
- the Slc17a9 gene encoding voltage-gated purine nucleotide uniporter SLC17A9 isoform X6: protein MPSQRSSPMQQTPEETRKTPSAGAEETLWSRPECQAWTGMLLLGTCLLYCSRVTMPVCTVAMSQDFGWNKKEAGIVLSSFFWGYCLTQVVGGHLGDRIGGEKVILLSASTWGFITVATPLLAQLGSGHLAFMTFSRILTGLLQGVYFPALTSLLSQRVQESERAFTYSTVGAGSQFGTLVTGGIGSVLLDWCGWQSVFYFSGGLTLLWVCYVYRPCPSPGCPGTRPTCGQPLQSALETTLPEGLCLGGYLLPAVLSLLLLHSTLLAAHLLQGDLPSLQGYRVITVMGLGLSSIFALCLGHTTSFLKAMIFASASIGFQTFNHSGISVNIQDLAPSCAGFLFGVANTAGALAGVVGVCLSGYLIESTGSWTCVFNLVAIISNLGLCTFLVFGKAQRVDLIPTHEDL, encoded by the exons ATGCCATCCCAGCGCTCTAGCCCGATGCAGCAAACCCCAGAGGAGACCCGCAAGACCCCATCTGCTGGAGCAGAGGAGACACTATGGTCCAG GCCTGAATGCCAGGCATGGACAGGAATGCTGCTCCTGGGCACCTGCCTGCTGTACTGCTCTCGTGTCACCATGCCCGTCTGTACTGTTGCCATGAGCCAGGACTTTGGCTGGAACAAGAAGGAGGCTGGTATCGTGCTCAGCAGCTTCTTCTGGGGCTACTGCCTGACTCAGGTGGTGGGCGGCCACCTTGGGGATCG CATCGGAGGTGAGAAGGTCATCTTGCTGTCAGCCTCCACCTGGGGCTTCATTACTGTTGCCACACCACTGCTTGCCCAGCTTGGCAGTGGCCACCTGGCCTTCATGACATTCTCCCGAATCCTCACCGGTCTGCTCCAAG GTGTCTATTTCCCAGCCCTGACCAGTCTGCTGTCCCAGAGAGTgcaggagagtgagagagcaTTTACCTACAGCACTGTGGGTGCTGGCTCCCAGTTTGG GACACTGGTGACCGGGGGTATAGGCTCGGTGCTCCTGGACTGGTGTGGCTGGCAGAGTGTCTTCTACTTTTCCGGTGGTCTCACCTTGCTCTGGGTGTGCTACGTGTACAG ACCTTGTcctagccctgggtgtcctggcaCAAGGCCTACCTGTGGCCAGCCCCTCCAAAGTGCCCTGGAGACAACTCTTCCGGAAGGCCTCTGTCTG GGCGGCTATCTGCTCCCAGCTGTGCTCAGCTTGCTCCTTCTTCATTCTACTCTCCTGGCTGCCCACCTTCTTCAAGGAGACCTTCCCTCACTCCAAG GTTACAGAGTCATCACG GTGATGGGCCTTGGCCTGTCAAGCATTTTTGCCCTGTGTCTGGGTCATACTACAAGCTTCCTCAAGGCTATGATCTTTGCATCAGCTTCCATTGGCTTCCAGACCTTCAACCACAG TGGGATTTCAGTCAATATTCAGGACCTGGCCCCGTCCTGTGCTGGCTTTCTGTTTG GTGTGGCCAACACTGCAGGGGCATTGGCAG GTGTCGTAGGTGTGTGTCTGAGTGGCTACCTGATTGAGTCCACTGGATCCTGGACCTGTGTGTTCAACCTGGTGGCCATCATCAGCAACCTGGGACTGTGCACCTTTCTGGTATTCGGGAAGGCCCAGAGGGTGGACCTGATCCCTACTCATGAGGACCTCTAG
- the Slc17a9 gene encoding voltage-gated purine nucleotide uniporter SLC17A9 isoform X2 — MPSQRSSPMQQTPEETRKTPSAGAEETLWSRPECQAWTGMLLLGTCLLYCSRVTMPVCTVAMSQDFGWNKKEAGIVLSSFFWGYCLTQVVGGHLGDRIGGEKVILLSASTWGFITVATPLLAQLGSGHLAFMTFSRILTGLLQGVYFPALTSLLSQRVQESERAFTYSTVGAGSQFGTLVTGGIGSVLLDWCGWQSVFYFSGGLTLLWVCYVYRYLLHEKDLVLALGVLAQGLPVASPSKVPWRQLFRKASVWAAICSQLCSACSFFILLSWLPTFFKETFPHSKGWIFNVVPWLLAIPASLFSGLLSDHLISQGYRVITVMGLGLSSIFALCLGHTTSFLKAMIFASASIGFQTFNHSGISVNIQDLAPSCAGFLFGVANTAGALAGVVGVCLSGYLIESTGSWTCVFNLVAIISNLGLCTFLVFGKAQRVDLIPTHEDL, encoded by the exons ATGCCATCCCAGCGCTCTAGCCCGATGCAGCAAACCCCAGAGGAGACCCGCAAGACCCCATCTGCTGGAGCAGAGGAGACACTATGGTCCAG GCCTGAATGCCAGGCATGGACAGGAATGCTGCTCCTGGGCACCTGCCTGCTGTACTGCTCTCGTGTCACCATGCCCGTCTGTACTGTTGCCATGAGCCAGGACTTTGGCTGGAACAAGAAGGAGGCTGGTATCGTGCTCAGCAGCTTCTTCTGGGGCTACTGCCTGACTCAGGTGGTGGGCGGCCACCTTGGGGATCG CATCGGAGGTGAGAAGGTCATCTTGCTGTCAGCCTCCACCTGGGGCTTCATTACTGTTGCCACACCACTGCTTGCCCAGCTTGGCAGTGGCCACCTGGCCTTCATGACATTCTCCCGAATCCTCACCGGTCTGCTCCAAG GTGTCTATTTCCCAGCCCTGACCAGTCTGCTGTCCCAGAGAGTgcaggagagtgagagagcaTTTACCTACAGCACTGTGGGTGCTGGCTCCCAGTTTGG GACACTGGTGACCGGGGGTATAGGCTCGGTGCTCCTGGACTGGTGTGGCTGGCAGAGTGTCTTCTACTTTTCCGGTGGTCTCACCTTGCTCTGGGTGTGCTACGTGTACAGGTACCTGCTGCATGAGAAAG ACCTTGTcctagccctgggtgtcctggcaCAAGGCCTACCTGTGGCCAGCCCCTCCAAAGTGCCCTGGAGACAACTCTTCCGGAAGGCCTCTGTCTG GGCGGCTATCTGCTCCCAGCTGTGCTCAGCTTGCTCCTTCTTCATTCTACTCTCCTGGCTGCCCACCTTCTTCAAGGAGACCTTCCCTCACTCCAAG GGATGGATCTTCAATGTAGTACCCTGGCTGCTGGCGATTCCTGCCAGTCTATTCAGTGGGTTGCTCTCTGACCATCTCATCAGTCAGG GTTACAGAGTCATCACG GTGATGGGCCTTGGCCTGTCAAGCATTTTTGCCCTGTGTCTGGGTCATACTACAAGCTTCCTCAAGGCTATGATCTTTGCATCAGCTTCCATTGGCTTCCAGACCTTCAACCACAG TGGGATTTCAGTCAATATTCAGGACCTGGCCCCGTCCTGTGCTGGCTTTCTGTTTG GTGTGGCCAACACTGCAGGGGCATTGGCAG GTGTCGTAGGTGTGTGTCTGAGTGGCTACCTGATTGAGTCCACTGGATCCTGGACCTGTGTGTTCAACCTGGTGGCCATCATCAGCAACCTGGGACTGTGCACCTTTCTGGTATTCGGGAAGGCCCAGAGGGTGGACCTGATCCCTACTCATGAGGACCTCTAG
- the Slc17a9 gene encoding voltage-gated purine nucleotide uniporter SLC17A9 isoform X8, translating to MPSQRSSPMQQTPEETRKTPSAGAEETLWSRPECQAWTGMLLLGTCLLYCSRVTMPVCTVAMSQDFGWNKKEAGIVLSSFFWGYCLTQVVGGHLGDRIGGEKVILLSASTWGFITVATPLLAQLGSGHLAFMTFSRILTGLLQGVYFPALTSLLSQRVQESERAFTYSTVGAGSQFGTLVTGGIGSVLLDWCGWQSVFYFSGGLTLLWVCYVYRPCPSPGCPGTRPTCGQPLQSALETTLPEGLCLGGYLLPAVLSLLLLHSTLLAAHLLQGDLPSLQGYRVITVRKFMQPCSAGDGPWPVKHFCPVSGSYYKLPQGYDLCISFHWLPDLQPQWDFSQYSGPGPVLCWLSVWCGQHCRGIGRCRRCVSEWLPD from the exons ATGCCATCCCAGCGCTCTAGCCCGATGCAGCAAACCCCAGAGGAGACCCGCAAGACCCCATCTGCTGGAGCAGAGGAGACACTATGGTCCAG GCCTGAATGCCAGGCATGGACAGGAATGCTGCTCCTGGGCACCTGCCTGCTGTACTGCTCTCGTGTCACCATGCCCGTCTGTACTGTTGCCATGAGCCAGGACTTTGGCTGGAACAAGAAGGAGGCTGGTATCGTGCTCAGCAGCTTCTTCTGGGGCTACTGCCTGACTCAGGTGGTGGGCGGCCACCTTGGGGATCG CATCGGAGGTGAGAAGGTCATCTTGCTGTCAGCCTCCACCTGGGGCTTCATTACTGTTGCCACACCACTGCTTGCCCAGCTTGGCAGTGGCCACCTGGCCTTCATGACATTCTCCCGAATCCTCACCGGTCTGCTCCAAG GTGTCTATTTCCCAGCCCTGACCAGTCTGCTGTCCCAGAGAGTgcaggagagtgagagagcaTTTACCTACAGCACTGTGGGTGCTGGCTCCCAGTTTGG GACACTGGTGACCGGGGGTATAGGCTCGGTGCTCCTGGACTGGTGTGGCTGGCAGAGTGTCTTCTACTTTTCCGGTGGTCTCACCTTGCTCTGGGTGTGCTACGTGTACAG ACCTTGTcctagccctgggtgtcctggcaCAAGGCCTACCTGTGGCCAGCCCCTCCAAAGTGCCCTGGAGACAACTCTTCCGGAAGGCCTCTGTCTG GGCGGCTATCTGCTCCCAGCTGTGCTCAGCTTGCTCCTTCTTCATTCTACTCTCCTGGCTGCCCACCTTCTTCAAGGAGACCTTCCCTCACTCCAAG GTTACAGAGTCATCACGGTGCGTAAATTCATGCAG CCCTGTTCTGCAGGTGATGGGCCTTGGCCTGTCAAGCATTTTTGCCCTGTGTCTGGGTCATACTACAAGCTTCCTCAAGGCTATGATCTTTGCATCAGCTTCCATTGGCTTCCAGACCTTCAACCACAG TGGGATTTCAGTCAATATTCAGGACCTGGCCCCGTCCTGTGCTGGCTTTCTGTTTG GTGTGGCCAACACTGCAGGGGCATTGGCAG GTGTCGTAGGTGTGTGTCTGAGTGGCTACCTGATTGA
- the Slc17a9 gene encoding voltage-gated purine nucleotide uniporter SLC17A9 isoform X1, which produces MPSQRSSPMQQTPEETRKTPSAGAEETLWSRPECQAWTGMLLLGTCLLYCSRVTMPVCTVAMSQDFGWNKKEAGIVLSSFFWGYCLTQVVGGHLGDRIGGEKVILLSASTWGFITVATPLLAQLGSGHLAFMTFSRILTGLLQGVYFPALTSLLSQRVQESERAFTYSTVGAGSQFGTLVTGGIGSVLLDWCGWQSVFYFSGGLTLLWVCYVYRYLLHEKDLVLALGVLAQGLPVASPSKVPWRQLFRKASVWAAICSQLCSACSFFILLSWLPTFFKETFPHSKGWIFNVVPWLLAIPASLFSGLLSDHLISQGYRVITVRKFMQVMGLGLSSIFALCLGHTTSFLKAMIFASASIGFQTFNHSGISVNIQDLAPSCAGFLFGVANTAGALAGVVGVCLSGYLIESTGSWTCVFNLVAIISNLGLCTFLVFGKAQRVDLIPTHEDL; this is translated from the exons ATGCCATCCCAGCGCTCTAGCCCGATGCAGCAAACCCCAGAGGAGACCCGCAAGACCCCATCTGCTGGAGCAGAGGAGACACTATGGTCCAG GCCTGAATGCCAGGCATGGACAGGAATGCTGCTCCTGGGCACCTGCCTGCTGTACTGCTCTCGTGTCACCATGCCCGTCTGTACTGTTGCCATGAGCCAGGACTTTGGCTGGAACAAGAAGGAGGCTGGTATCGTGCTCAGCAGCTTCTTCTGGGGCTACTGCCTGACTCAGGTGGTGGGCGGCCACCTTGGGGATCG CATCGGAGGTGAGAAGGTCATCTTGCTGTCAGCCTCCACCTGGGGCTTCATTACTGTTGCCACACCACTGCTTGCCCAGCTTGGCAGTGGCCACCTGGCCTTCATGACATTCTCCCGAATCCTCACCGGTCTGCTCCAAG GTGTCTATTTCCCAGCCCTGACCAGTCTGCTGTCCCAGAGAGTgcaggagagtgagagagcaTTTACCTACAGCACTGTGGGTGCTGGCTCCCAGTTTGG GACACTGGTGACCGGGGGTATAGGCTCGGTGCTCCTGGACTGGTGTGGCTGGCAGAGTGTCTTCTACTTTTCCGGTGGTCTCACCTTGCTCTGGGTGTGCTACGTGTACAGGTACCTGCTGCATGAGAAAG ACCTTGTcctagccctgggtgtcctggcaCAAGGCCTACCTGTGGCCAGCCCCTCCAAAGTGCCCTGGAGACAACTCTTCCGGAAGGCCTCTGTCTG GGCGGCTATCTGCTCCCAGCTGTGCTCAGCTTGCTCCTTCTTCATTCTACTCTCCTGGCTGCCCACCTTCTTCAAGGAGACCTTCCCTCACTCCAAG GGATGGATCTTCAATGTAGTACCCTGGCTGCTGGCGATTCCTGCCAGTCTATTCAGTGGGTTGCTCTCTGACCATCTCATCAGTCAGG GTTACAGAGTCATCACGGTGCGTAAATTCATGCAG GTGATGGGCCTTGGCCTGTCAAGCATTTTTGCCCTGTGTCTGGGTCATACTACAAGCTTCCTCAAGGCTATGATCTTTGCATCAGCTTCCATTGGCTTCCAGACCTTCAACCACAG TGGGATTTCAGTCAATATTCAGGACCTGGCCCCGTCCTGTGCTGGCTTTCTGTTTG GTGTGGCCAACACTGCAGGGGCATTGGCAG GTGTCGTAGGTGTGTGTCTGAGTGGCTACCTGATTGAGTCCACTGGATCCTGGACCTGTGTGTTCAACCTGGTGGCCATCATCAGCAACCTGGGACTGTGCACCTTTCTGGTATTCGGGAAGGCCCAGAGGGTGGACCTGATCCCTACTCATGAGGACCTCTAG
- the Slc17a9 gene encoding voltage-gated purine nucleotide uniporter SLC17A9 isoform X5, with protein MPSQRSSPMQQTPEETRKTPSAGAEETLWSRPECQAWTGMLLLGTCLLYCSRVTMPVCTVAMSQDFGWNKKEAGIVLSSFFWGYCLTQVVGGHLGDRIGGEKVILLSASTWGFITVATPLLAQLGSGHLAFMTFSRILTGLLQGVYFPALTSLLSQRVQESERAFTYSTVGAGSQFGTLVTGGIGSVLLDWCGWQSVFYFSGGLTLLWVCYVYRYLLHEKDLVLALGVLAQGLPVASPSKVPWRQLFRKASVWAAICSQLCSACSFFILLSWLPTFFKETFPHSKGWIFNVVPWLLAIPASLFSGLLSDHLISQGYRVITVRKFMQPCSAGDGPWPVKHFCPVSGSYYKLPQGYDLCISFHWLPDLQPQWDFSQYSGPGPVLCWLSVWCGQHCRGIGRCRRCVSEWLPD; from the exons ATGCCATCCCAGCGCTCTAGCCCGATGCAGCAAACCCCAGAGGAGACCCGCAAGACCCCATCTGCTGGAGCAGAGGAGACACTATGGTCCAG GCCTGAATGCCAGGCATGGACAGGAATGCTGCTCCTGGGCACCTGCCTGCTGTACTGCTCTCGTGTCACCATGCCCGTCTGTACTGTTGCCATGAGCCAGGACTTTGGCTGGAACAAGAAGGAGGCTGGTATCGTGCTCAGCAGCTTCTTCTGGGGCTACTGCCTGACTCAGGTGGTGGGCGGCCACCTTGGGGATCG CATCGGAGGTGAGAAGGTCATCTTGCTGTCAGCCTCCACCTGGGGCTTCATTACTGTTGCCACACCACTGCTTGCCCAGCTTGGCAGTGGCCACCTGGCCTTCATGACATTCTCCCGAATCCTCACCGGTCTGCTCCAAG GTGTCTATTTCCCAGCCCTGACCAGTCTGCTGTCCCAGAGAGTgcaggagagtgagagagcaTTTACCTACAGCACTGTGGGTGCTGGCTCCCAGTTTGG GACACTGGTGACCGGGGGTATAGGCTCGGTGCTCCTGGACTGGTGTGGCTGGCAGAGTGTCTTCTACTTTTCCGGTGGTCTCACCTTGCTCTGGGTGTGCTACGTGTACAGGTACCTGCTGCATGAGAAAG ACCTTGTcctagccctgggtgtcctggcaCAAGGCCTACCTGTGGCCAGCCCCTCCAAAGTGCCCTGGAGACAACTCTTCCGGAAGGCCTCTGTCTG GGCGGCTATCTGCTCCCAGCTGTGCTCAGCTTGCTCCTTCTTCATTCTACTCTCCTGGCTGCCCACCTTCTTCAAGGAGACCTTCCCTCACTCCAAG GGATGGATCTTCAATGTAGTACCCTGGCTGCTGGCGATTCCTGCCAGTCTATTCAGTGGGTTGCTCTCTGACCATCTCATCAGTCAGG GTTACAGAGTCATCACGGTGCGTAAATTCATGCAG CCCTGTTCTGCAGGTGATGGGCCTTGGCCTGTCAAGCATTTTTGCCCTGTGTCTGGGTCATACTACAAGCTTCCTCAAGGCTATGATCTTTGCATCAGCTTCCATTGGCTTCCAGACCTTCAACCACAG TGGGATTTCAGTCAATATTCAGGACCTGGCCCCGTCCTGTGCTGGCTTTCTGTTTG GTGTGGCCAACACTGCAGGGGCATTGGCAG GTGTCGTAGGTGTGTGTCTGAGTGGCTACCTGATTGA
- the Slc17a9 gene encoding voltage-gated purine nucleotide uniporter SLC17A9 isoform X4, whose protein sequence is MPSQRSSPMQQTPEETRKTPSAGAEETLWSRPECQAWTGMLLLGTCLLYCSRVTMPVCTVAMSQDFGWNKKEAGIVLSSFFWGYCLTQVVGGHLGDRIGGEKVILLSASTWGFITVATPLLAQLGSGHLAFMTFSRILTGLLQGVYFPALTSLLSQRVQESERAFTYSTVGAGSQFGTLVTGGIGSVLLDWCGWQSVFYFSGGLTLLWVCYVYRPCPSPGCPGTRPTCGQPLQSALETTLPEGLCLGGYLLPAVLSLLLLHSTLLAAHLLQGDLPSLQGYRVITVRKFMQVMGLGLSSIFALCLGHTTSFLKAMIFASASIGFQTFNHSGISVNIQDLAPSCAGFLFGVANTAGALAGVVGVCLSGYLIESTGSWTCVFNLVAIISNLGLCTFLVFGKAQRVDLIPTHEDL, encoded by the exons ATGCCATCCCAGCGCTCTAGCCCGATGCAGCAAACCCCAGAGGAGACCCGCAAGACCCCATCTGCTGGAGCAGAGGAGACACTATGGTCCAG GCCTGAATGCCAGGCATGGACAGGAATGCTGCTCCTGGGCACCTGCCTGCTGTACTGCTCTCGTGTCACCATGCCCGTCTGTACTGTTGCCATGAGCCAGGACTTTGGCTGGAACAAGAAGGAGGCTGGTATCGTGCTCAGCAGCTTCTTCTGGGGCTACTGCCTGACTCAGGTGGTGGGCGGCCACCTTGGGGATCG CATCGGAGGTGAGAAGGTCATCTTGCTGTCAGCCTCCACCTGGGGCTTCATTACTGTTGCCACACCACTGCTTGCCCAGCTTGGCAGTGGCCACCTGGCCTTCATGACATTCTCCCGAATCCTCACCGGTCTGCTCCAAG GTGTCTATTTCCCAGCCCTGACCAGTCTGCTGTCCCAGAGAGTgcaggagagtgagagagcaTTTACCTACAGCACTGTGGGTGCTGGCTCCCAGTTTGG GACACTGGTGACCGGGGGTATAGGCTCGGTGCTCCTGGACTGGTGTGGCTGGCAGAGTGTCTTCTACTTTTCCGGTGGTCTCACCTTGCTCTGGGTGTGCTACGTGTACAG ACCTTGTcctagccctgggtgtcctggcaCAAGGCCTACCTGTGGCCAGCCCCTCCAAAGTGCCCTGGAGACAACTCTTCCGGAAGGCCTCTGTCTG GGCGGCTATCTGCTCCCAGCTGTGCTCAGCTTGCTCCTTCTTCATTCTACTCTCCTGGCTGCCCACCTTCTTCAAGGAGACCTTCCCTCACTCCAAG GTTACAGAGTCATCACGGTGCGTAAATTCATGCAG GTGATGGGCCTTGGCCTGTCAAGCATTTTTGCCCTGTGTCTGGGTCATACTACAAGCTTCCTCAAGGCTATGATCTTTGCATCAGCTTCCATTGGCTTCCAGACCTTCAACCACAG TGGGATTTCAGTCAATATTCAGGACCTGGCCCCGTCCTGTGCTGGCTTTCTGTTTG GTGTGGCCAACACTGCAGGGGCATTGGCAG GTGTCGTAGGTGTGTGTCTGAGTGGCTACCTGATTGAGTCCACTGGATCCTGGACCTGTGTGTTCAACCTGGTGGCCATCATCAGCAACCTGGGACTGTGCACCTTTCTGGTATTCGGGAAGGCCCAGAGGGTGGACCTGATCCCTACTCATGAGGACCTCTAG